The stretch of DNA CGCAGGGCTTCGGTGATCAGGAAACTCTTGGCCTGCGGATGGTAGAGGCAGGTCGGGTGGAACTGGTTGAACTCCAGGTTGGCCACCCGGCAGCCCGAACGCCAGGCCATGGCGATGCCATCGCCACAGGCCCCATCGGGGTTGCTGGTATAGAGGTAGACCTTGGCGGCACCGCCGGAAGCGAGGATGACAAAACGCGCACCGTAGGTATCGACCTCGCCAGTGGCGCGGTTGAGTACGTAGGCGCCGAGGCAGCGATCGCCTTCCAGTCCCAGGCGCTTTTCGGTAATCAGATCGACGGCGACCCGCTGTTCCAGCAGTTCGATATTCGGGCGTTGCCGGGCCTGCTCCAGCAATGTAGTGAAGATGGCCGCGCCGGTGGCGTCGGCGGCATGGATGATGCGGCGATGGCTGTGGCCGCCTTCGCGGGTCAGGTGGAATTCGAAACCGCCGTCTTCATTGCCCGATTGCTCGTCACGGGTGAAAGGCACGCCCTGGTCGATCAGCCACTGGATCGCCTCGCGGCTGTGCTCGACGGTAAACCGTACGGCGTCTTCATGGCACAGGCCGCCGCCGGCATTGAGGGTGTCGTCGACGTGGGATTCGACGGTATCGGTGTCGTCCAGCACTGCCGCGACGCCACCCTGAGCCCAATAGGTCGAGCCATTGGCGAGATCGCCCTTGCTCAATACGGCAATGCGCAGATGACCAGGCAAGGTCAGCGCAAGGCTCAAACCGGCAGCACCGCTGCCTATCACCAGAACATCGTGTTGAAACTGTTGGCTCATTGGAAGATTCCGCTCAAAAGCGACCCGGGTCGGGGTTGGCGCAAGACGCCTGGATCGGCGAGTCAAAGCAGCCATGCAGCCCACTAGTATATAGAGGGGGGGATCGGCACAATAGCGGTGCCTTCGTGGCATTATGAAATTATGAGGGCGAGAAAAGCGGTCTTGCGAGGCAGTGATGGGTGGCTCGATTTTTCCGTCAAATCGGGGAGCTGGCGACTGTATCGAAGATGTAGCAACCTTTTTCTCTTCATGGTTACACAATGTTCGCTCCGTACGGCTATAAAGATTGGGAACTTTTGACACGGCCCCAAGCTCAATAGAAGGTTGCCTGATAGAAGGGACAGCGTCGGTTTTATGCAGGACTTGTGTCGTGGTCATGCAGCTCAATTCGACGACAGGATTATTCGCGCAGCCGGCCTTGCCCGCGCTGCGTTTTTCGTGCGTGCCAAATCAGAGCCCGCAGGAAACTTGCTTGGAGGGGGAGAACTTTTGCGAAAAGCCCGAGTCTATGTTTGCAAGCCTGATCGTTTAGTTATGCAAGCCTCCTCCGAGCTTATCGAGGAGTGTTCATGCTAACCCAGGAAGAGGATCAGCAGCTGGTCGAGCGCGTTCAGCGCGGTGACAAGCGAGCTTTCGATCTGCTAGTGCTGAAATACCAGCACAAAATTCTCGGGTTGATCGTGCGTTTTGTGCACGACACCCATGAAGCCCAGGATGTTGCACAAGAAGCCTTTATCAAGGCTTACCGTGCGCTTGGTAATTTCCGCGGTGACAGTGCGTTTTATACGTGGCTGTATCGTATCGCCATCAACACGGCGAAAAACTATCTGGTTTCGCGCGGCCGCCGGCCGCCGGATAGCGATGTCAGTTCCGAGGATGCGGAGTTCTACGATGGCGATCATGGCCTCAAGGATCTCGAATCGCCGGAGCGCGCATTGCTGCGGGATGAGATCGAAGGCACCGTCCATCGAACCATTCAGCAACTGCCAGAAGATTTGCGTACGGCTTTAACTTTACGTGAATTCGATGGTCTGAGTTACGAGGACATTGCCAGCGTCATGCAGTGTCCGGTGGGTACCGTGCGCTCCCGGATTTTCCGCGCTCGGGAAGCCATCGACAAAGCCCTGCAGCCGTTGTTGCAGGAAACCTGAGACAGCGGCGACAGCCAAGAGAGGAACCGCCATGAGTCGTGAAGCCCTGCAGGAATCGCTGTCCGCGGTGATGGATAACGAAGCGGACGAACTGGAATTACGTCGGGTATTGAATGCCGTCGACGAAGTGGAAACCCGTGAGACCTGGGCTCGTTACCAGATCGCCCGGGCGGCCATGCACAAGGAATTGCTGCTTCCGCGTCTGGACATCGCCGCGGCTGTTTCTGCTGCGCTGGCTGACGAAGCCGTACCGGCCAAGGCCACTCGTGGTCCATGGCGTAGCCTGGGTCGCCTGGCTGTTGCCGCATCGGTGACCGTTGCCGTATTGGCGGGTGTTCGCCTGTACAACCAGGATGAGATCGCTGGTGTCGAACTGGCACAGCAATCGAACCAGCCAACCCTGGCCGCTCCTCAAGTAAAAGGCCCAGCTGTATTGGCCGGCTACAATGAGAGTTCGGAAGCCCCTGGCCCTATGGCCAACGGCGTATTGCAAGGTCAGCCAGGCTGGCACGATCAGCGTCTGCCAAGCTACCTGCGTCAGCATGCTCAACAAGCTGCACTGAAGGGCACTGAAAGCGCTCTGCCTTATGCTCGTGCGGCGAGCCTGGAAAACCGTTAAGGAGGATCATGCGCGCCATCCCTCTACTCTCGCTTCTGCTCAGTGGCTGGTTCATTGTTCCAGCCCACGCCGACGAAGCTCAGGATTGGTTGAAACGTCTTGGGCAAGCCGAACAGCAGCAAAGCTTTCAGGGTACTTTCGTCTACGAGCGTAATGGTAGTTTTTCTACCCATAACATCTGGCATCGCGTCCAGGATGGCCAGGTCCGCGAGCGACTGATTCAGCTCGACGGTTCCGCTCAAGAGGTTGTGCGTGTTGATGGGCGTACCCAATGTGTCAGCGGTACGCTGGTGGCTGGACTGGGGGACGCCCCCAACTCTTCGGCCCACTCACTCGATCCAGAAAAACTCAAGAATTGGTACGACCTTGCCGTCATCGGCAAGTCGCGTGTGGCTGGGCGCTCCGCGGTCATTGTTTCCCTGACCCCGCGGGACCAGCACCGTTATGGTTTTGAATTGCATCTGGACCGCGAGACGGGCCTGCCGCTGAAATCGCTGCTGTTGAACGATAAGGGGCAGTTGCTCGAGCGCTTCCAGTTCACTCGCCTGGATACGGCGGATGTGCCGAAGGACAGCGAGCTGCAGGCCAGCGCCGAATGCAAGGCCGTGGCCCTGGACAGCGACAAGGCTTCCGCAGTGAAGGTTGCGCAGGCCTGGCATTCCGACTGGCTGCCGCCAGGCTTCGAGTTGACCAGCAGCAGTGCGCGTAAAGATCCCGACACCAAGACCATGGTCAACAGCCTCATGTATGACGATGGCCTGGCCCGCTTCTCGGTGTTCCTCGAACCGCTCAATGGCGCGACGGTGACTGACACCCGTACTCAACTGGGTCCGACCGTGGCGGTCTCCCGACGTCTGACCACGCCTGAAGGCGAGATGATGGTAACGGTGGTGGGTGAGATACCTATCGGTACTGCCGAACGGATCGCCTTGTCGATGCGTACCGACGCCGCTGCGCCCAAGGCGCAGTGAGAGTACAGCCCCAGGTGTTCATCGAGCGTTAATGTTGGTTGTGTAAGAGGTCTGCAATGCCAGCTCTGCAATCGAGATATCTAAATGTTCGGTGAACATTTTCATTTGCAAAACCCCCTGTTTTTTCTTATAGGTCAGAGCCACTAGGTTCTGGCCTTGTTTGTCGTTTCCGGGACAAAAGTACTGCGCGAGTCGCCTGGTATTTCTTGTCCCTATCGCTTAACCACGCTCGTTGTAATGGGAGCCGTATGTCGATACCACGTTTGAAATCCTATCTCTCCATTTTCGCTACTGTGCTGGTGCTCGGTCAGGCCGTTACCGCGCAGGCGGCGGACTTGCCTGACTTCACACAACTGGTCGAGCAGGCGTCGCCTGCAGTGGTCAACATCAGTACCACGCAGAAGCTCCCGGACCGCAAGGTTTCCGCCCAGATGCCGGACCTCGAAGGTCTGCCGCCGATGCTGCGCGAGTTTTTCGAGCGTGGCATGCCGCCGCAGCCGCGTTCGCCACGGGGCGATCGCCAGCGTGAAGCCCAGTCCTTGGGTTCTGGTTTCATCATTTCGTCGGACGGTTACATCCTGACCAACAATCATGTGATTGCCGATGCGGATGAAATCCTTGTCCGCCTGGCCGACCGCAGTGAATTGAAAGCCAAGCTGATTGGCACCGATCCACGCTCCGACGTGGCGTTGCTGAAGATCGACGGCAAGGACCTGCCGGTTCTGAAGCTGGGCAAATCCCAGGACCTGAAGGCCGGCCAGTGGGTAGTGGCTATCGGCTCGCCGTTTGGTTTCGACCACACCGTCACCCAGGGCATCGTCAGTGCCATCGGTCGTAGCCTGCCGAACGAAAACTATGTGCCGTTCATCCAGACCGACGTACCGATCAACCCGGGTAACTCCGGTGGTCCGCTGTTCAACCTGGCCGGTGAAGTGGTGGGTATCAACTCGCAGATCTACACCCGTTCCGGCGGTTTCATGGGTGTGTCCTTCGCTATCCCGATCGATGTCGCCATGGACGTTTCCAACCAGCTGAAAGCCGGTGGCAAAGTCAGCCGCGGCTGGCTGGGCGTGGTTATCCAGGAAGTGAACAAAGACCTGGCGGAGTCCTTCGGCCTGGAGAAGCCGGCCGGTGCGCTGGTGGCCCAGATCCAGGACGACGGTCCGGCAGCCAAGGGCGGCTTGCAAGTGGGTGATGTGATCCTGAGCATGAACGGTCAACCGATCATCATGTCGGCGGACCTGCCGCATCTGGTCGGTGCCCTCAAGGCGGGTGCGAAAGCCAATTTGGAAGTGATTCGTGATGGCAAGCGCAAGAACGTCGAATTGACCGTTGGTGCGATTCCGGACGAAGACAAGGCCCTGGACGCCATTGGCAAGTCCGGTGCCGAGCGCAGCAGCAACCGTCTGGGCGTTGCGGTGGTCGAGCTGACCGATGAGCAGAAGAAAACCTACGACCTCAAGGGCGGTGTGGTGATCAAGGAAGTTCAGGATGGTCCAGCCGCGCTGATCGGCCTGCAGCCGGGCGACGTGATCACTCACCTGAACAATCAGGCGATCACTTCGACCAAGAACTTCACTGAAATCGCCCAGGCGCTGCCGAAGAACCGTTCG from Pseudomonas chlororaphis subsp. chlororaphis encodes:
- the rpoE gene encoding RNA polymerase sigma factor RpoE, producing the protein MLTQEEDQQLVERVQRGDKRAFDLLVLKYQHKILGLIVRFVHDTHEAQDVAQEAFIKAYRALGNFRGDSAFYTWLYRIAINTAKNYLVSRGRRPPDSDVSSEDAEFYDGDHGLKDLESPERALLRDEIEGTVHRTIQQLPEDLRTALTLREFDGLSYEDIASVMQCPVGTVRSRIFRAREAIDKALQPLLQET
- a CDS encoding sigma-E factor negative regulatory protein is translated as MSREALQESLSAVMDNEADELELRRVLNAVDEVETRETWARYQIARAAMHKELLLPRLDIAAAVSAALADEAVPAKATRGPWRSLGRLAVAASVTVAVLAGVRLYNQDEIAGVELAQQSNQPTLAAPQVKGPAVLAGYNESSEAPGPMANGVLQGQPGWHDQRLPSYLRQHAQQAALKGTESALPYARAASLENR
- a CDS encoding MucB/RseB C-terminal domain-containing protein; amino-acid sequence: MRAIPLLSLLLSGWFIVPAHADEAQDWLKRLGQAEQQQSFQGTFVYERNGSFSTHNIWHRVQDGQVRERLIQLDGSAQEVVRVDGRTQCVSGTLVAGLGDAPNSSAHSLDPEKLKNWYDLAVIGKSRVAGRSAVIVSLTPRDQHRYGFELHLDRETGLPLKSLLLNDKGQLLERFQFTRLDTADVPKDSELQASAECKAVALDSDKASAVKVAQAWHSDWLPPGFELTSSSARKDPDTKTMVNSLMYDDGLARFSVFLEPLNGATVTDTRTQLGPTVAVSRRLTTPEGEMMVTVVGEIPIGTAERIALSMRTDAAAPKAQ
- a CDS encoding DegQ family serine endoprotease translates to MSIPRLKSYLSIFATVLVLGQAVTAQAADLPDFTQLVEQASPAVVNISTTQKLPDRKVSAQMPDLEGLPPMLREFFERGMPPQPRSPRGDRQREAQSLGSGFIISSDGYILTNNHVIADADEILVRLADRSELKAKLIGTDPRSDVALLKIDGKDLPVLKLGKSQDLKAGQWVVAIGSPFGFDHTVTQGIVSAIGRSLPNENYVPFIQTDVPINPGNSGGPLFNLAGEVVGINSQIYTRSGGFMGVSFAIPIDVAMDVSNQLKAGGKVSRGWLGVVIQEVNKDLAESFGLEKPAGALVAQIQDDGPAAKGGLQVGDVILSMNGQPIIMSADLPHLVGALKAGAKANLEVIRDGKRKNVELTVGAIPDEDKALDAIGKSGAERSSNRLGVAVVELTDEQKKTYDLKGGVVIKEVQDGPAALIGLQPGDVITHLNNQAITSTKNFTEIAQALPKNRSVSMRVLRQGRASFITFKLAE